TGCACGTGTTGGGGGCATCGACGGCGCAGACCCACTGGCACGTGAGCCAGATGCCAGACTTCACCGCCACCGGGGCGGTGGCGTCGGGCCGCGAGGCGTTCCGCCAGGCCGGCGTCACCCCCGCCGACATCGACACGGTGCAGCTCTACGACAGCTTCACGTTCACGTCGCTGGTCCTGCTCGAGGACCTCGGCTTCTGCCCCAAGGGCGAGGGCGGGCGGTTCGTGGAGGAGGGCGTGCTGCGGCCGGGCGGGAAGGTGCCGCTCAACACCGACGGCGGCGGCCTCAGCTGCACGCACCCCGGGATGCGGGGGATCTTCCTGCTGATCGAGGCCGTCCGCCAGCTGCGGGGCCAGGCCGGCGAGGCCCAGGTGCCCGACGCCGAGCTGGCGCTGGCCTGCGGCTCCGGCGGCTGGCTGTCGTGCATCGGCACCGTGATCCTGGGGAGGGACGCACGATGAACGAGATCGAGTCAACGGTGGCGCAGCGGCCGCTGCCGGAGGTCGACGGCGTGTCGCAGGCCTACTGGGAGGCGGCGGCGCGGGGCGAGGTCCTGTACCAGGAGTGCCCGGAGGGGCACCGGCAGCTGTACCCCCGGGCGCTGTGCGCGACCTGCGGCGCCGAGCCGACGTGGCAGCGGGCGTCCGGCCGGGGGACCGTCCACACGTACACGGTCGTCCGGCAGAACTGGGCTGAGCCGTTCAAGGGTCTGGTGCCCTACGTGGTGGCCATGGTCGACCTGGAGGAGGGGCCGCGGATGATGACCAACATCACCGACTGCGACCCCGACGACGTCCACGTCGGCATGGCGGTCGAGGCGTGGACCGTGGTGGTGGAGGACGGTCTCGGCATCCCGTTCTGGCGGCCGGCCGCCGAGGCCGGAGGTCGGTAGGTGCACTTCGAGGACTCGCCCGAGGAGGCCGAGCTCCGGGCCAAGGCCCGCTCCTGGCTGGAGGCCCATGCCCCGCGGCGGGGCGAGCCCGGCGACTTCACCACCGACACCGAGCACGAGCAGGCCTTCTCCGACGCCTGCCGGGCCTGGCAGCGGGTGCTCCACGACGGCGGCTGGGCCGGCCTCACCTGGCCGGTCGACCACGGCGGGCACGGCCTGAGCCCCGCCTTCGAGCACATCTTCCAGGAGGAGCAGATGGCCTTCGGGGTGTCGACGGCCACGCTCCAGGTGGGCCTCGGCATGGTGGCCCCCACGATCGTCGGCCACGGCACCGAGGCGCAGAAGGCCCGCTTCCTGCCCCCGATGCTGCGGGGCGAGCAGTCGTGGTGCCAGCTGTTCAGCGAGCCGGGCGCCGGCTCCGACCTGGCGGGTCTGTCGACGGCGGCGCGGCGCAACGCCACCGACGACGGCTGGGTCGTCGACGGGCAGAAGGTGTGGACGTCGTACTCCCGGTTCAGCGACTTCGGCATCCTGCTGGCCCGCACCGACCCGGACGCGCCCAAGCACCACGGCATCAGCTGCATCGCGCTCGACATGTCGACGCCGGGCATCGAGGTGCGGCCGATCCGCCAGCTCAACGGGGCGGCCGAGTTCAGCGAGGTGTTCTTCACCGACGTGGCCGTGCCCGACGACTGCGTGATCGGGCCGGTGGACGAGGGCTGGCGGGTGGCGATGACCACGCTCACCAACGAGCGCGGGCTGGTCGGCAACGACTGGCCGGGCTACGCCGAGATGCTGGTGGTCGCCCGGGAGCGGGGCCTCGACCGCGACCCGGTGGTCCGCCAGCGCCTGGTCGAGCAGTACACGGGCGAGCAGCTGCTGCGGTTCTTCGGCTACCGGATGCAGACGGCGCTGTCGCAGGGCGAGTCGTTCGGGCCGCTGGCGTCGTCGGTGAACCTGTTCTTCGCCGACCACCTGCGACGCAGCGCCGACCTCGGCCTGGCGCTGCTGGGGGCGGGCGCGCTGGCTGCGGG
This Acidimicrobiales bacterium DNA region includes the following protein-coding sequences:
- a CDS encoding acyl-CoA dehydrogenase family protein yields the protein MHFEDSPEEAELRAKARSWLEAHAPRRGEPGDFTTDTEHEQAFSDACRAWQRVLHDGGWAGLTWPVDHGGHGLSPAFEHIFQEEQMAFGVSTATLQVGLGMVAPTIVGHGTEAQKARFLPPMLRGEQSWCQLFSEPGAGSDLAGLSTAARRNATDDGWVVDGQKVWTSYSRFSDFGILLARTDPDAPKHHGISCIALDMSTPGIEVRPIRQLNGAAEFSEVFFTDVAVPDDCVIGPVDEGWRVAMTTLTNERGLVGNDWPGYAEMLVVARERGLDRDPVVRQRLVEQYTGEQLLRFFGYRMQTALSQGESFGPLASSVNLFFADHLRRSADLGLALLGAGALAAGDDAPGAGMWQFHFLTAPSVRIASGTDEIQRNSLGERALGLPREPRSP
- a CDS encoding Zn-ribbon domain-containing OB-fold protein; protein product: MNEIESTVAQRPLPEVDGVSQAYWEAAARGEVLYQECPEGHRQLYPRALCATCGAEPTWQRASGRGTVHTYTVVRQNWAEPFKGLVPYVVAMVDLEEGPRMMTNITDCDPDDVHVGMAVEAWTVVVEDGLGIPFWRPAAEAGGR